A DNA window from Helianthus annuus cultivar XRQ/B chromosome 15, HanXRQr2.0-SUNRISE, whole genome shotgun sequence contains the following coding sequences:
- the LOC110911531 gene encoding transcription factor BHLH094 yields the protein MMNGGGFRSGNTTSSSVCNMSEIWRYPVSHGNGNAASFGMGDNNNSNDGGVFMDDDPMGVSKKRREDDDLSTSSRSNNTMLDGDGKRLKTLALENENSEIKPEDERSTGKIAENSAKPTEPPKQDYIHVRARRGQATDSHSLAERARREKISERMKILQDIVPGCNKVIGKALVLDEIINYIQSLQQQVEFLSMKLEAVTSRSQPSPQGFPSKDFGQQSFDMAGVPFASQPTREYSNGSSPEWLHMQIGGSFERTT from the exons ATGATGAACGGGGGAGGATTCCGGTCAGGTAATACGACGTCGTCTTCGGTGTGTAATATGAGCGAGATCTGGCGGTATCCGGTGAGTCATGGGAATGGCAATGCGGCGTCGTTTGGTATGGGGGATAATAACAATAGTAATGACGGTGGTGTGTTTATGGATGATGATCCGATGGGGGTGAGTAAGAAGCggcgtgaagatgatgatttgtCGACTAGCAGCCGGAGTAATAATACAATG CTCGACGGTGATGGCAAACGCTTGAAGACTTTGGCCCTTGAAAACGAGAACTCGGAAATTAAACCAGAAGATGAAAGAAGTACCGGCAAGATAGCGGAAAACAGTGCGAAACCGACCGAACCGCCTAAACAAGATTACATTCACGTTCGCGCAAGAAGAGGTCAAGCCACTGATAGCCACAGTCTAGCAGAAAGA GCTAGAAGAGAGAAGATAAGTGAAAGGATGAAAATACTTCAAGATATTGTCCCCGGATGTAATAAG GTTATTGGAAAAGCACTGGTCCTTGATGAGATAATTAATTACATTCAATCGCTACAACAACAGGTCGAG TTTTTATCAATGAAGCTTGAAGCTGTCACTTCAAGATCGCAACCAAGTCCTCAAGGATTTCCTTCAAAAGAT TTTGGTCAACAATCATTCGACATGGCTGGGGTGCCGTTTGCTTCACAACCCACAAGGGAATACAGTAACGGATCATCACCAGAATGGTTGCACATGCAAATCGGTGGCAGCTTTGAAAGAACAACATGA
- the LOC110911532 gene encoding diphosphomevalonate decarboxylase 2 isoform X2, whose amino-acid sequence MDTAVTARTPTNLALISDNISVTLDPNHLCTTTTVSASPSFDRDRMWLNGEEISLEGGRFQSCLGEIRACAQDVEDKKKGIKIKKEDWQKLHLHIASYNNFPAADGLACLGKGRHTTSQ is encoded by the exons ATGGATACTGCTGTGACGGCGAGGACGCCTACAAACCTAGCTTTGATCAGTGATAATATTAGTGTTACTCTCGATCCGAATCATCTGTGTACCACCACCACGGTGTCTGCTAGCCCTAGCTTTGATCGAGATCGCATGTGGTTGAACGGAGAG GAGATATCTCTTGAAGGGGGTAGATTCCAAAGTTGTTTGGGAGAAATTCGTGCGTGTGCACAAGATGTAGAGGACAAGAAAAAAGGTATCAAAATTAAGAAAGAAGACTGGCAAAAACTTCATCTGCACATTGCTTCATACAACAATTTTCCGGCGGCTGATGGTCTTGCTTGCCTAG GGAAGGGAAGGCATACAACGAGTCAATGA
- the LOC110911532 gene encoding diphosphomevalonate decarboxylase MVD1, peroxisomal isoform X1, whose protein sequence is MDTAVTARTPTNLALISDNISVTLDPNHLCTTTTVSASPSFDRDRMWLNGEEISLEGGRFQSCLGEIRACAQDVEDKKKGIKIKKEDWQKLHLHIASYNNFPAADGLACLVFSLAKLMNVRIQRRKGREGIQRVNEQIRHPRGSCNLTTMKICVNVHLLLLQKGRHTPTN, encoded by the exons ATGGATACTGCTGTGACGGCGAGGACGCCTACAAACCTAGCTTTGATCAGTGATAATATTAGTGTTACTCTCGATCCGAATCATCTGTGTACCACCACCACGGTGTCTGCTAGCCCTAGCTTTGATCGAGATCGCATGTGGTTGAACGGAGAG GAGATATCTCTTGAAGGGGGTAGATTCCAAAGTTGTTTGGGAGAAATTCGTGCGTGTGCACAAGATGTAGAGGACAAGAAAAAAGGTATCAAAATTAAGAAAGAAGACTGGCAAAAACTTCATCTGCACATTGCTTCATACAACAATTTTCCGGCGGCTGATGGTCTTGCTTGCCTAG TTTTTTCTCTTGCCAAGCTGATGAATGTTCGAATTCAACGACGAAAGGGAAGGGAAGGCATACAACGAGTCAATGAACAAATTCGACATCCTAGAGGTAGTTGTAATCTAACAACAATGAAGATATGTGTAAATGTACATCTACTTCTCCTACAAAAGGGAAGGCATACACCGACAAATTAG